A window from Salvelinus fontinalis isolate EN_2023a chromosome 8, ASM2944872v1, whole genome shotgun sequence encodes these proteins:
- the dnajc22 gene encoding dnaJ homolog subfamily C member 22, whose translation MTKSVTVTYALWAMGGPLGLHHLYLGRDSHALLWMLTLGGFGVGWAREFFRIPAYVGEANREMEGGLRDRKRHPIARPPPVSFARFAGQISVGIYFGTVALIGLNSLSFFYLIVLPLCVGAGVHLVSSVGEQTTDLHKTLIACVITSPIFYGSTISPLPISIAASVTASQHRRFKTHPPSGSQQELGPRLYRLALVWLAFSAPLGYSIFHNTTATLYYLSDCVAALLDMFWFFPWLRSVVEYFLLLPYRILGAFTGWGPSEESWRKVLEILLTERSQREREALQMLSVSKDASMEEVTRSYRELVKVWHPDHNPGSKMEEAQKMFIQIQEAYETLLRGQKPDHRNK comes from the exons ATGACGAAAAGTGTGACTGTCACCTATGCCTTATGGGCAATGGGTGGACCGTTGGGCCTTCATCACCTGTACTTAGGAAGAGACAGCCATGCCCTGCTATGGATGCTAACCCTTGGGGGCTTTGGAGTTGGCTGGGCCAGAGAGTTCTTTCGTATCCCTGCATACGTGGGAGAAGCCAACCGGGAGATGGAAGGAGGGTTAAGAGATAGAAAAAGGCATCCTATAGCCAGACCTCCACCTGTGAGCTTTGCCAGATTTGCTGGTCAGATTTCCGTAGGGATCTATTTTGGAACGGTGGCACTGATCGGCCTGAACTCACTGAGTTTCTTCTACCTGATTGTACTGCCGCTGTGTGTGGGCGCCGGGGTCCACCTGGTTTCCAGTGTGGGAGAGCAGACAACTGACCTACACAAGACCCTCATAGCCTGTGTCATCACCTCCCCTATCTTCTATGGCAGCACCATCTCCCCTCTGCCCATCAGTATCGCTGCCAGCGTCACAGCGTCACAGCACCGCAGGTTCAAAACCCATCCACCTTCTGGGAGTCAACAAGAACTGG GTCCTCGTctctaccgtctggccctagtctggCTGGCATTCTCAGCTCCACTGGGATACAGTATCTTCCACAACACCACAGCAACTCTCTActacctgtctgactgtgtggCAGCCCTGCTGGACATGTTCTGGTTCTTTCCCTGGCTCCGCTCGGTGGTGGAGTATTTCCTGCTGCTACCCTACAG GATACTGGGTGCTTTCACGGGCTGGGGCCCCTCGGAGGAGAGCTGGAGGAAAGTTTTGGAGATACTGCTCACAGAGCgcagtcagagggagagagaggcactgCAA ATGTTGTCAGTGAGTAAGGACGCTTCTATGGAGGAGGTAACACGTAGCTACAGAGAGCTGGTGAAGGTGTGGCACCCAGACCACAACCCTGGCAGCAAGATGGAAGAGGCACAGAAGATGTTTATACAGATCCAGGAAGCCTATGAGACTCTGCTCAGAGGACAGAAGCCTGATCATCGAAATAAATGA